The genomic window ccattaatctgcagattattttcgtAATTAGTCGACTCAgtttgtatataaaatgtcagaaaatagtgtaaACATCAGCTATTATTTCCCAGAGTCAAAgatcacatatttaaatatcttgttttgtctaatcaaaaatacaaaacccaaaaaattaactttactgtcatttaaaacaaagacaagcattaaatcatcacatctgagaagctaaaagcagcattttcttttttagcatATTTGATTAAATCATGCctaaaattattattcaattaacaaaatagttgccaattacTTTTCTACcaattgactaatcaattaataaaaaaataaacaacattaacacacatggATGATCATTTGGTGGCTTTGTGCATTAAAATAATCCTATTAAAGCTGATATTTTGGgatatatttgtgtataaataCTCATCTGTTTAGACATGTTGGATCGATAATGATAGGCTATTAGATCTTTTCCATTAATTAACAtatactgtgtttattttcttaccAAATGTCCATATTACATACTGTCCATCTCTTTTCATTAAGCTTTCCATATCAAACTAAAACTAATACAGCCCAACATAAATGAGCACAGCCAGTAAAATGTTTGCCTCCTTCCTTTTGAAACACCTTTGAATAATGACATGAACTTTAATTACCTTTGCCCAGCTTGGCCTTTACTATGAACTCCTCTAGTGTTTGGGAGGAACATTACATTTAACCCAagttaaatacaaatacatgacTCCTTTAAATGCAGTGTTGGTTTCTCCCTGCAGGTGAGGTGCCAATGCCGATGTTTGCTGCTTATGGAGCGTCGAAGGCGGCGCTGAGAGTTTTCTCCAAAGTCATGAGGCTGGAGTTGTCTGTGTGGGGCGTCAGAGTGGCTTTAATTCAGCCTACAGGCTTCAGAACCAGTAGGTCTGATTTCATCTAATGATCACATTcagattttaaccctttaatgttctcaccaagaaaaaaaagcaatggaatttttttatttctttgcatttttttattcactGGAGTcaataataacagcaatcaattggtttttttttaacagaccCGATAGTTATTAACCCTGTAaagcctgaaccatcaaataattgcctGAAAACTCTTTAAAACTGGAGTTTATTGGATCTTCTGACaaataagtaaaacaaataattaaataccgGTTTGTAAATATGAGTTTAGTTAGCCATagcatgttttttaaacaaatacaaatatattgaatacaacatttttaaagcccTTAAAGGTCCTGCATAAAGCACACATCACCAcctacaacatttttttgtatttttgttttcctcacaaCTTTCTTTCACTCAAACGATAACatacagaacatttttaagGCCTTAAAAGTCCTCCATAGAGCTCATATCACCCAAacatgaaatgtaataaaatgataattgaCAGATTGACAGATTTATGACCTTCTATATCTGATGTATCTCatttcatacacacattttcaacacgaatttaccataaaattaggtacaaaatatttagtcattcaacattgcatcaatccagtaactattcctattgaagtatcagtaactattttaatgtgtttctcatcttaactttttttttttatttggctaAAAAATATCCAGGCCTCAAAATTGTGGCTCACAGACATATGatatatctcaacaactatcagATAGATTGTTATTAAATTTACAGCAGATGttcatgttccccagaggatgaattatAATACCTTTGATCCTCTGATTTCTCACCTAGCGCCACCATCTGGTCAATATTTCACCTAGTCTAACACTTGCAGAACTAATGACATGAGACTCTTTGTGAGGCAGCTCCAGTAAAGTGTcctaaaagcaaaataaaaccacatctttatgttgttttctcctctcagATATCTTTGGGAACAGTGACGCCATCAATCACTACCGAGAGGAGCTCCTCACAGGCGTCTCCTCCGATGCCAGAGAGGATTATGGGGAGGAGTACATCTCGTCCCTCCCCAGCAGTTTAACCAAAATGTCCCAGCAGTCGTCGGTGGATCTGTCTCCTGTGGTGGACAGCATGTGTCACGCTCTGCTGTCCGTCAAACCCAAACCTCTGTACACCCCCGGAGTGATGGGCTGGTTCCTGCCGTTGCTTCACCGCCACTTTCCCACCGCAGTGTTCGACTACATCATCACAAACCTCCTGAAACACACCGACTGTGAGCCTGCAGGCCTCCACATCCACTCAGGTTAAAGTGTGTTTATACTGAAATCCAGAGCAGCTTCCAGAGACTTCAAATgcatcaaaataaacattaggTGCCTTTTTTGGAGGAGCAAACTGCATTATTGCCATGTGGTGATGGAGATgagaacagcagcagtgatggaagaagtgttcagatcctttacttaagtaaaagagCCAATTATAgtactactatactatactactcCATTACAGGTAGAAGTgtttgatgtagtatgcagtattacagtaaagtagtggtttggtccctctgactgatatattattatatatgacatcattagattattaatagtgaagcatcagtgttagagcagcatgttactgttgtatctgctggaggtggagctagtttacactactttatatacagttagctagtttagtccagtggttcccaacctaggggtggggcccctccaaagggtcagcagataaatgtgaggggtggtgagatgattaatgggagaggaaagaagaaaaaactaagttgaactttttctctaatctttgatttttgctgaaatattggatcatttgaacatttattgaaatgaaagcatgtgagaagtttagagggaaaaatctctatttgatggagctgttaacaactcatagacatctgaaatgtgagcctgactacacactgctttttggtttcatctttaacaatgtgttgtattttaaaagcttgttatattatccattgtgtcaaatcttcatgtgagaagtaactaaagctgtcagataaatgtagtggaggagaaagtacaatatttccctctgagatgtagaaagtagcatcacatggaaatactacattTACTACTTTAATAGAGGTTTGGTTTCTGTTGTTTCTGACGTGGTTTTTAGGATTGTGGCACTTTGACGCTGACTCAACTCCCAACCTTTTGATTCATTATCCAACAGATTTGAAACTCAACCATTTATCCAGTGACCCTTGTACATCTGGTCCAGGTTGACTTTGTATGTTTGCCTCGTGTGTTTCTCCTATGAAGACACAGTGGTTGTGATGAAGCGTAAATCTGTTTGCACAATTAAAGGCTGTGAATTAATCGCTGTGAAGCACCTGATTCACCTGCAGCTCCTCAAGTTGCCCTGAAAAGTGTTAATTGGTATTAATTGGTGcattatgtaagggttagggtcagaaATTAACTGAACATCTCACAGTCCACACAGAGTATATCAGAAATGTTTTACTACGTGTTAAAAGTTTGTCATATTTCTGAATGGAGTttggtgtatatatataaatctatTAAATGCACAATTAAAGGCTGTGAATTCATCGCTGTGAAACACCTGATTCAGCTACATGTTGCTGGAAGATTTGACAAGAACCGTGTTTtaacttgagtaaatgtacttaatcAGTTTCCACCACTGGAGAACAGAGACAGTAATTAAAGCTCATGTTACTGATGTGTGGAGATAtgttattaaccctcctgttgtcctcgagtcaaggaaagaaggaaagatggaaggatggaaggaaggaaggatggaagggaggaaaagggaaggaaaggaggaaggaaggaaagatgcaagaatggaaggaagaaagggaggaaggaaggaaggaaggaaggaaggagggctggaaggaaagatggaaggaaggatggaagggagggaggaagaaagaaggaaaggagggaggaagaaggaaggaaagatggaaggaaggaaggaaagatggaagggaggaaatggaaggaaggaagaaaagaaggaaggaaatggaatggaggaagaaggaaaggaggttaggaagaaggaaggaaggaggaatgaaggaaggaaggaaaaaggaagagtcaaaacagacggggtcaatttgacccgggaggacaacacaaaggttaatgaaaTTATTATCAAACAAATCACACAGAACATTATGAAAAGTAAGTTTGTAGCTGATTTGTAGAGAAGCTCCTGACAGCTGGAGGGTTTTTAGGACCAGTTTTCTCATTATCTATAATGTGAAGCTTTATTTGAGGCTGTTCCTGTGATTAAAGTTTAGATACTTCCTCACTGACTCTCAACACCACTGCTCACGTTCCTCCTCACAGCAGGAAGGTTTGAGCCCCGGCTGTCCAGAATCCTTTCCTTGAGGACTTTGTATGCCCATGTGGGTCTCTGCCAGGTGCTCCAGTTTCCTCCCACCATCAAAAACATGTGTCAGTACCTCTGACCAGAAGAACTGCATTTCGTCCTTGCTCTCAGCTcctagctgtgtgtgtgtgtgtgtacaggatGGTCAAATACAGGGGATCAATTGTCCCCACAGGGATCAatacagttcttcttcttcttctaaacTACTTCAATTGGCAATGTTTCAATCCCATTTACATCTTCATCTGATGACAGTAAACTGACTATCTTTAGACTGTGGAATGACGGTCAGgataaaaacaccatatatcAGGTCATCTTTGGCTTCTGGGAAACGgtcaacaacattttttaccattttctgaccTTTTTTAGACCAAAAGACTGGTTGATTAATTGGGATTGAAAATAATAGTTGAATGCTTTTTAAGACATGAATGTGAGCGTGAATGGTTGTTTGTCTCTATATGTAGCCCTGTAATAAACTGGCGACCTGGTGTACCCCGCCTCTcacccaatgacagctgggattggctccagcccccACGCAAACCTATGTAGGATAAGCAGTTTGGTATTTTGATGCTCTTTAAGACAGTTAGTCTTAATAGTTCGTAATAGATAGTTCGTCTCCTCTCCAGAAACACAGTGTGATCAGTGTGATAGAAGGCAGACACACATACTGGAGATACACTGATAAATACACTGTGCTTTGCTTTTAATGGAAGTCCTCCAGGCagcacacactgtaaaaacacaccagaTGTTCTCAGCATCTCAAagatacatctttaaaaaaaaagaaaatactaacCCAAAAAGCAGGATGTATAACATCCATTCATCCTTTAAAATCCTCATTCTGCTCGTCACAATCACTGATGCGCTCTCTCtagatatatacataaacatgttCATGCAcacagttgttttaaaaaaaacatattttgagtcttttacataaaaaatacagagttcttcttctgtggtttcaGTCCTGAGGCTTCAGAAAAACTCTCTTTGGGTTTGTTTCCACCACGTTCTGGTTCAcgtcttcttctacttcttctacttctacgaTGGCCGCTCGATCTCGCTTCTTGGCAAACTTCTTCTTCATGCTTCCTACTAAACTCTCGTACCTGGAAAAGATGAAACAACAATATACAAAAAGGTCAGCTtgttgaagaagaagaatataaaCCTGTATGATCTTCATCTAGTGGAAAACAAGTTTGGCTTTGTTTATTTCTCCATATcatgaatagttttttttactgttttggagtcaatgatgtttttgtgtccatgtggtttagtcaaatataaaggggttaaaaagtgaaaataaacgtatgaataacttgcacacattctttgtttgtggacccagcatcaaatttctgcttttaatccattttgagagaatatattagaggattatggcaaaaatgtctaagtggtgtaaccataaaaactttgtaccaaataattcaacttgcttaaaaacagtaaattgtcaataaaacaccatatcaactagtgttgcatgatcttacattataactttatattaaataaaggaataaataaatgaaaataaatgaaataaatggaatacaattgttctaaatattacatttaatctggtaaccatggagatcaggaaacatttgaagtcattattagtataagtccacttaaaaacactgtaggggataaaatatgtaatatgtatcattcttttgtggttacaccatttgacattttcaggagcattcagtcttacttttggttaaaaaatggtgcaaatatcatttcaaatgatataaaaccatcaaaaattattatattattatttttttaatattattattatattgttaaagatatttttaaattgctcatcttgctcaacctttatttatcactgacccttatATAGTGAATTAACAGCAgataaaagacacaaatctGCAACAAGCCAAAACCATAAAGTTCCACGTTCGTACCTCAGCGCCATCTCTTCATCTGTGACGTCTGTTTGCATTCGGCggtcttcttcctcttctttctccacTTCCTCCTTCGGATTCATCAGAGCCATCAGTTTCTGCAGCGGACGAGAAacaatcatttaacatttaaatgaaatgtggtcacgtttatatatatatttttaagctATCTTTcttctgaaaacatttaatttttttcattttgcagctTCGTCTGTAAGTAGATATCTCAGGTTATTTTCTCCATCATATAAGCAGCATGTAACACTGATTTTATTAAAAAGGTCAACAGCAGTTAAACGTCAAGCTGAAGCAATTCAAGATAAGATATGATAAGTtcttcctttattagtccctcGATGGGACATTTACagcgttacagcagcaaagtggagagtaaaaatagaaagagcatcaataaaaagaataaagaaccaTAAATAAGTCAAACAAGCAATATGaacaatagaaagaaagaggaactCATTGATCATTGGAAAATGTATctaactattttaataattgaataataGTTTCAGTTATTATTTTCAGCAACATTAGTCCAAAATGTCACTgtgaaatgtgattatttgatacttttgttttattatatatatgaaaaataaactattttttttaggtgttgCACATCTGCtcaataaaatgctgcttttgaaTATGTTCACTTTGGTTTTGGGAAACTGTGATGTCATTTTTCACTACTTCTCCCACCATGAATATGAGACTTTAACTTCTTACACACTAAATTTAATTCCTGATTTTACAACATGATCtaaactttattattttgcatccatcttcactgtttttcattatttctgaaCTTTTGgaggcaaacacacaaacatctgcttcactgaaaatatgacaataaaacaaagagTTTGACGGCAGATGGAggattatcatcatcatcatcatcatcattatcatcatcatcatcatcattatcgtCATCATCATGTCAGCTGTTAACTTTGGATCAAAcataacttttgtttttatccTTCATGCTTTAATTTGAATCCCTCGGCAGGTCGAGAGAAAATGATGTTAAAGAAATCTTATAAAAATGTAGAG from Scomber scombrus chromosome 6, fScoSco1.1, whole genome shotgun sequence includes these protein-coding regions:
- the mphosph6 gene encoding M-phase phosphoprotein 6, whose amino-acid sequence is MAADSAKLSKNLMRMKFMQRGLDAETKKQLEEDEKRIISDEHWYLDLPELKAKENLIIEEKSFVPCEDLYYGRMSFKGFNPEVEKLMALMNPKEEVEKEEEEDRRMQTDVTDEEMALRYESLVGSMKKKFAKKRDRAAIVEVEEVEEDVNQNVVETNPKRVFLKPQD